Proteins from one Streptomyces sp. NBC_00289 genomic window:
- a CDS encoding TetR/AcrR family transcriptional regulator encodes MYSGRMSTPERLIESTRELLWERGYVGTSPKAILERAEAGQGSMYHHFKGKPDLALAAIRRTAEEQRATAESVLGGPGTPYERIEAYLRRERDALRGCPIGRLTMDPDVVASAELRAPVDETLDWIRERIAGIVEEGQEQGQFAPSLDGEEIAATVVAAVQGGYVLARASGSPAAFDTGVRGLLSLLAPRVDASA; translated from the coding sequence ATGTACAGTGGGCGGATGAGCACCCCGGAGCGACTGATCGAGTCCACCCGTGAGCTGCTGTGGGAGCGCGGTTACGTGGGCACCAGCCCCAAGGCCATCCTGGAGCGCGCCGAGGCCGGACAGGGCAGCATGTACCACCACTTCAAGGGCAAGCCGGACCTCGCCCTCGCCGCCATCCGGCGGACCGCCGAGGAACAGCGGGCCACCGCCGAGTCAGTACTCGGCGGGCCGGGCACACCGTACGAGCGCATCGAGGCCTATCTGCGCCGCGAGCGCGACGCCCTGCGCGGCTGCCCGATCGGCCGGCTGACGATGGACCCCGACGTCGTCGCCAGCGCCGAACTGCGCGCGCCGGTCGACGAGACGCTGGACTGGATCCGCGAACGGATCGCCGGAATCGTCGAGGAGGGGCAGGAGCAGGGCCAGTTCGCGCCCTCGCTGGACGGCGAGGAGATCGCGGCGACCGTCGTCGCAGCCGTCCAGGGCGGTTACGTCCTCGCCCGCGCGTCCGGTTCGCCCGCCGCCTTCGACACGGGGGTGCGGGGGCTGCTCTCGCTGCTCGCCCCACGCGTCGACGCATCCGCCTGA
- a CDS encoding SHOCT domain-containing protein: MQTLANWDGGPGPWILFFPLIWAAVVIGVVTVLRRTGSRGRRGPWRAVDDRRPSGDSPVAVLGRRFASGEIDEDEYWRRLSVLDEQFGRTSGKGGAV; the protein is encoded by the coding sequence ATGCAGACACTTGCGAACTGGGACGGCGGCCCCGGCCCGTGGATCCTCTTCTTCCCGCTGATCTGGGCGGCCGTCGTGATCGGCGTCGTGACCGTCCTGCGCCGCACCGGCTCGCGCGGCCGGCGCGGACCGTGGCGTGCCGTGGACGACCGCCGCCCCTCCGGCGACTCACCCGTGGCCGTGCTCGGCCGCCGCTTCGCCTCCGGCGAGATCGACGAGGACGAGTATTGGCGCCGGTTGTCCGTCCTGGACGAGCAGTTCGGTCGTACGTCCGGCAAGGGAGGTGCGGTGTGA
- a CDS encoding DUF4865 family protein, with the protein MHAMQYELTLPADYDTGVVRARVSRVGRLLDDWKGLGLKAYLLRERGVHGSPVNQYAPFYLWDTTEGMNSFLWGGGFQGLSDDFGRPPVRQWTGLAYEEGGAAGSPARVAVRRRQQVPEGVELARAMADGVGETGRLAVADGAVLAAAAVDTASWELVHFSLWAHDTPEAEGDVFQVLHLSSPGRDRLPRGRQW; encoded by the coding sequence GTGCACGCCATGCAGTACGAACTCACCCTGCCCGCCGACTACGACACCGGCGTCGTCCGCGCCCGTGTGTCCCGCGTCGGGCGGCTGCTCGACGACTGGAAGGGTCTCGGTCTCAAGGCGTATCTGCTGCGCGAGCGCGGGGTGCACGGCTCGCCGGTCAACCAGTACGCGCCGTTCTATCTGTGGGACACCACCGAGGGCATGAACTCCTTTCTCTGGGGCGGCGGCTTCCAGGGGCTGAGCGACGACTTCGGGAGGCCGCCGGTCCGGCAGTGGACGGGGCTGGCGTACGAGGAGGGCGGCGCCGCCGGCTCCCCCGCGCGGGTCGCCGTGCGGCGGCGCCAACAGGTGCCCGAGGGCGTCGAGTTGGCCAGGGCGATGGCTGACGGGGTGGGCGAGACGGGGCGGTTGGCGGTGGCGGACGGCGCGGTACTCGCCGCGGCCGCCGTCGACACCGCTTCATGGGAGTTGGTCCACTTCTCGCTCTGGGCGCACGACACCCCCGAGGCCGAAGGCGACGTGTTCCAGGTGCTGCACCTGTCTTCGCCCGGTCGGGACCGACTGCCGCGGGGACGCCAGTGGTGA